A stretch of Imperialibacter roseus DNA encodes these proteins:
- a CDS encoding OmpA family protein, whose protein sequence is MRKVLLIAFILSAHIGLSQSVPKLVEFAEAHFAAHQYLEAIEYYEKIVSIDKQNIESRYKLAICYQQTLQYDKAEVAFIALGNRPDHPFRARSLYYYATLRMHDSAYEEADSVYNVLISMPDASPELIDLSRNHKEGCLLAIRQKKIDRGFSIGVLEGINSRFHDFGAVVNPTNLHLVFATTRNLPGEQFEGSQYDGLLPDLATYEHRRNNRWVYAGGDQNFENINTHWAEGSGSFTADGKKFYFSSCLGEAASDCSIYVSYLEKGKWTKPVVLNEYINEPGSENKHPYITSSGDTLFFSSDRPGGAGGADIWMSLTGAYAESWSPAINMGKVINSSENEITPYYSEVFSCLVFASDGHVGYGGFDLYAAKGQSFFEPHVYNLGAPFNSTWDDTYFNISDSVGFLTTNRLNGKILDLFTFQVSDEKLFLSLLISGESLIDARIMSNLRDTRSIDIVTLRVEDYQGYELYEAVNFEKPKPDLIVEKQMGARPKKVYNPDAIADGGGMQGAASQRTGAGPSYLPSGAGGRARLGFSGGRSEPSRDQPFEKILFDFGMFVLRPQAKAALNNLVEQVSIDDISKISLFGFTDNLGGEEYNMELCKKRGEAVKAYLTTLGVPAEKVFVYPRGELTPDGDNDHWFKRILRRRVEVQIETNTPISLVSASTYILRKPNDFNEIARQLGYEPDALIAWNGNPKKPLQKGSTIRVYEPAPNPPSMAYFITEENLFEFLHKVELNAPPLEVFRD, encoded by the coding sequence ATGAGAAAAGTATTACTTATCGCTTTCATTTTATCAGCTCACATCGGCTTGTCACAGTCGGTGCCTAAGCTGGTAGAGTTTGCGGAAGCGCACTTTGCGGCCCATCAGTACCTGGAAGCCATTGAGTACTACGAAAAGATTGTCAGCATTGACAAGCAAAATATTGAGTCGAGGTACAAGCTGGCCATTTGTTATCAGCAAACGCTTCAATACGACAAAGCAGAGGTGGCATTTATTGCGCTGGGTAACCGGCCCGACCACCCTTTTCGGGCGAGGTCACTTTACTACTATGCCACTTTGCGCATGCACGACAGTGCCTATGAGGAGGCGGACTCTGTTTATAATGTATTGATCTCCATGCCCGACGCAAGCCCTGAATTGATCGACTTATCAAGAAACCATAAGGAGGGGTGCTTACTGGCCATTAGACAAAAAAAGATCGATAGGGGTTTTTCGATAGGCGTGTTGGAAGGCATCAATTCCAGGTTTCATGATTTTGGAGCAGTGGTAAATCCTACCAACCTTCATTTGGTGTTTGCTACCACACGGAACCTGCCGGGGGAGCAGTTTGAGGGCAGTCAGTACGATGGGCTGTTGCCCGATTTGGCGACCTATGAGCATCGTCGAAACAATCGCTGGGTGTATGCTGGTGGCGATCAAAACTTTGAAAATATCAACACCCATTGGGCGGAGGGCTCCGGTTCTTTCACCGCCGACGGGAAGAAGTTCTATTTTTCTTCCTGCCTTGGCGAAGCTGCCTCAGATTGCTCAATTTATGTGAGCTATCTGGAAAAGGGAAAGTGGACGAAGCCGGTGGTATTGAATGAATACATCAATGAACCCGGATCGGAAAACAAGCACCCTTATATTACAAGCTCCGGTGACACATTGTTTTTCAGCTCCGACAGGCCTGGCGGAGCCGGGGGAGCGGACATATGGATGAGTTTGACCGGAGCCTATGCCGAATCATGGTCGCCAGCCATCAATATGGGTAAAGTGATTAACTCTTCAGAAAATGAAATAACACCTTACTATTCGGAGGTGTTCAGCTGCCTGGTGTTTGCCAGCGATGGCCACGTAGGCTATGGTGGTTTCGATCTCTATGCTGCCAAAGGGCAGTCCTTTTTTGAACCCCATGTCTATAACCTGGGCGCTCCCTTTAACTCCACCTGGGACGACACTTATTTCAATATCTCCGACTCAGTCGGCTTCCTCACCACCAACCGGCTCAACGGAAAAATACTGGACCTTTTTACTTTTCAGGTCAGTGACGAAAAACTGTTTTTGTCCCTTCTCATTTCCGGGGAGTCGCTTATAGACGCCCGTATTATGTCGAACCTCAGAGATACCCGGTCGATTGATATTGTGACGCTTAGGGTGGAGGATTATCAGGGGTATGAGCTATATGAAGCGGTTAACTTTGAAAAGCCAAAGCCTGACCTAATAGTTGAAAAGCAAATGGGCGCCCGACCCAAAAAGGTTTACAACCCGGACGCAATTGCAGACGGGGGCGGCATGCAGGGAGCAGCGTCACAACGAACAGGTGCCGGGCCATCTTATCTGCCGTCGGGTGCTGGCGGCAGGGCTCGTTTGGGCTTTTCCGGTGGCAGGTCGGAACCCTCCAGAGACCAGCCTTTTGAGAAGATACTATTCGATTTTGGCATGTTTGTGTTGCGACCTCAAGCAAAAGCAGCTTTGAACAACCTGGTGGAGCAAGTGAGTATCGATGACATCAGCAAGATCAGCCTGTTTGGTTTTACTGATAATCTTGGTGGCGAAGAGTACAATATGGAGCTTTGTAAGAAAAGGGGAGAGGCTGTAAAGGCCTATCTGACAACACTCGGGGTGCCGGCCGAGAAGGTCTTTGTTTACCCACGGGGTGAATTAACGCCTGACGGTGACAACGATCATTGGTTCAAGCGAATTTTGCGGAGAAGGGTGGAGGTACAGATTGAGACCAATACACCCATTAGCCTGGTTTCAGCGAGTACCTATATCCTCAGAAAACCCAATGACTTTAATGAGATCGCCAGGCAGCTTGGCTACGAACCGGATGCTTTGATCGCCTGGAATGGTAACCCAAAAAAGCCATTACAAAAAGGCAGCACTATCCGGGTGTATGAACCTGCTCCCAATCCACCCAGTATGGCCTACTTTATCACTGAGGAAAACTTATTCGAATTTCTTCACAAGGTAGAACTCAATGCCCCTCCTCTAGAAGTTTTTAGAGACTAG
- a CDS encoding CHAT domain-containing protein, whose product MTKRFGFVCVLTLLSLTATGQTCIQKYDSVERYKHSYPEKAKFYANALLVDLDSGRCVEEIGLAALYNNIGLLFWELNDRKRSVNSLLAGLKHELVNKDSIHKDLLGLYYNLSTINQETGDFETSGRYLNLAERVVNKWYLNNHEAQTRFLLNKGIYYRETGDFEKSLAALNEAVSFIGEKNDSIRITLQIELGTTYRHFGDLEHGEEELISAVELAQGNHEWLYFQAIDRLSSLKIEQGDYSDSENYLLHNLERKREIYGDQPDEMLETLNELGYLYYRLNDLESAESYMDQALETGKDLRNIRPYMLNNLGAIYMKKGNLEKAEECFTESSEGFKALYGTMNPDYASSLNNLAGILKEKGELAESLNLYTRVLDMDKVLSGANHPNYATSLNNVALLYMQLGNYSLSGKLLMQSKQIREKALGRYHPLYIKSLNDLGIYHLLMEDSVAAMEVFNEALDSEIKHMQDVFPVLTDRQRKLYFDETRYNIERFCSLAFSESFFSGQYAEDALNHFLNTKGILFYASEKMKKLIQGSGDEKVVNMYNDWRDKKYRLAQAYLLTEEERIRQNISISLLEAESAQLEKELSLSFKIFSDQEKSSYHTWNELSQVMKEGAAMVDIIQFRNYSVEVKDKKLKQGFEERERYAAFVIKPGNVLETVTWPMQTDFAKAFSLYKNALQFGVQDVNSYNVFWKPIGAHLKNVKTIYFSPDGIFHKLNPVIFFDSERDMYIADEYDLIHITSGKDLLYSEDTRFVRDAKIFGNPNFGRLAETHKLLQLPGAEREANDITGILDVRKWKSDTYYFNDATEGQMKRLSNPGLIHIATHGYFNDDPNHVDPLHSSGIYLSRDEASNNDGLLSAYEAMNLVLDQTSLIVLAACETGLGTVKNGEGVFGLQRAFLVAGAKNVLLSLVKINDNAARRFMNIYYQELLSLEDPQDAFFSARRLFRKEYDNPYDWGAYILVSKNF is encoded by the coding sequence ATGACAAAACGTTTTGGTTTCGTGTGTGTGCTAACACTGCTTTCGCTGACGGCAACAGGGCAAACCTGCATCCAAAAGTATGACAGCGTGGAGCGGTACAAGCACAGCTATCCTGAAAAGGCAAAGTTTTATGCCAACGCACTGCTCGTAGACCTTGATTCGGGCAGGTGTGTGGAAGAAATTGGTCTGGCGGCTCTCTACAACAATATAGGCCTCCTCTTTTGGGAGTTGAACGACAGAAAGCGTAGTGTAAACAGCTTATTAGCCGGCCTGAAGCACGAGTTGGTCAACAAAGACTCTATCCACAAAGACCTGCTCGGGTTATACTATAACCTGTCTACCATCAACCAGGAGACTGGAGATTTTGAAACATCGGGCAGGTACCTCAACCTCGCAGAGCGGGTGGTGAATAAATGGTACCTTAACAACCATGAGGCCCAAACAAGGTTCTTGCTGAACAAAGGCATCTACTACCGTGAAACCGGGGACTTCGAAAAAAGCCTGGCGGCACTCAATGAAGCCGTGAGCTTTATTGGTGAAAAAAATGATTCGATTAGAATTACCCTCCAGATTGAATTGGGCACCACCTACCGGCATTTCGGAGACCTTGAACATGGAGAAGAAGAGCTGATAAGTGCAGTAGAATTAGCCCAGGGTAACCATGAGTGGCTGTACTTTCAAGCGATTGACAGACTATCATCATTGAAAATAGAGCAAGGCGACTATTCTGATTCCGAAAACTACCTGCTGCACAACCTCGAACGAAAGAGGGAGATTTATGGAGACCAGCCCGACGAAATGCTGGAAACATTGAACGAACTGGGTTATCTGTATTACCGGCTGAACGACCTGGAATCGGCGGAGTCGTACATGGATCAGGCACTGGAAACCGGCAAAGACCTGCGAAATATCAGGCCCTACATGCTCAACAACCTCGGTGCTATTTACATGAAAAAAGGCAACCTGGAAAAAGCTGAGGAGTGCTTCACCGAAAGTTCAGAGGGTTTCAAAGCGCTCTACGGCACCATGAACCCCGACTACGCCAGCAGCCTGAACAACCTGGCCGGCATTTTGAAAGAAAAGGGAGAACTGGCTGAATCGCTTAACCTGTACACCAGGGTGCTCGATATGGACAAAGTGCTGTCCGGTGCCAATCATCCAAACTACGCCACTTCGCTGAACAACGTTGCCTTGCTTTACATGCAGCTGGGCAACTATTCTCTGTCAGGCAAGCTGTTGATGCAGTCAAAGCAAATCCGGGAGAAAGCGCTGGGCAGGTACCATCCTCTGTATATCAAAAGCCTCAACGACCTCGGCATTTATCACTTGCTAATGGAAGATTCGGTGGCGGCCATGGAGGTATTTAACGAAGCCCTGGATTCTGAAATTAAGCACATGCAGGATGTGTTTCCTGTGTTAACAGATCGGCAGCGAAAGCTTTATTTTGACGAAACCAGGTACAATATCGAACGATTCTGCTCGCTTGCATTTTCCGAGAGCTTTTTCAGTGGGCAGTATGCCGAAGATGCGCTTAACCACTTTCTGAACACCAAAGGCATTCTGTTTTACGCTTCTGAAAAAATGAAGAAACTCATCCAGGGTAGTGGCGATGAGAAAGTGGTCAACATGTACAACGACTGGCGGGACAAAAAATACAGGCTGGCGCAGGCGTATCTTTTAACGGAAGAGGAAAGAATAAGACAAAACATTTCGATCAGTCTGCTTGAGGCAGAATCAGCGCAGCTTGAAAAAGAGCTTTCTCTATCGTTCAAAATCTTCTCGGATCAGGAGAAGTCGTCTTACCACACCTGGAACGAGCTGAGCCAGGTGATGAAGGAAGGCGCAGCAATGGTCGACATCATTCAATTCAGGAATTATTCTGTGGAGGTGAAGGACAAAAAGCTGAAGCAGGGTTTTGAGGAAAGGGAGCGCTATGCCGCCTTTGTCATCAAGCCGGGCAATGTGCTGGAGACTGTTACCTGGCCGATGCAAACAGACTTTGCCAAGGCTTTTTCGTTGTACAAAAATGCCCTGCAATTTGGCGTTCAGGATGTAAATAGCTACAACGTGTTCTGGAAGCCCATTGGGGCGCATTTGAAAAACGTAAAAACGATCTATTTTTCACCCGACGGCATTTTCCACAAGCTGAATCCGGTTATCTTTTTTGACAGTGAACGTGATATGTACATTGCCGACGAATACGACCTGATTCATATCACAAGCGGAAAAGACCTGCTGTACTCCGAAGACACCAGGTTCGTGAGAGATGCCAAAATCTTCGGCAACCCCAACTTTGGCAGGCTAGCAGAAACCCACAAGCTCCTTCAGCTGCCCGGCGCCGAACGTGAGGCTAACGACATTACCGGCATTCTTGATGTGAGAAAGTGGAAGTCGGACACCTATTATTTCAACGACGCCACGGAGGGGCAAATGAAACGGCTTTCGAACCCAGGATTGATCCACATCGCCACGCACGGCTACTTCAACGACGACCCTAACCATGTGGATCCCCTTCATAGCAGTGGTATTTATCTTTCCAGGGATGAAGCCAGTAATAACGATGGCCTGCTTTCCGCTTACGAAGCCATGAACCTTGTGCTGGACCAAACCAGCCTGATCGTGCTGGCTGCTTGTGAGACTGGCCTTGGCACTGTAAAAAATGGAGAGGGAGTATTCGGTCTTCAGCGTGCTTTTCTGGTAGCGGGCGCCAAAAATGTATTACTTAGCCTTGTTAAAATCAACGACAATGCCGCCCGCCGTTTCATGAATATCTACTACCAGGAATTGTTGTCACTTGAGGATCCGCAGGACGCTTTCTTCAGCGCCAGGCGGCTGTTTAGAAAGGAGTATGACAACCCTTACGACTGGGGCGCTTACATTCTAGTCTCTAAAAACTTCTAG
- a CDS encoding transglutaminase-like domain-containing protein encodes MWLRTSCELTFRIAAPTPFILMLRPRSGGQQWVAREEYAIMPYVPVFEYTDDYKNLCQRLVAPVGGFIVRTSANVKTIDLVETAPGAPFVEIQHLPNEVLSYLLPSRYCESDRFGEMATSITSGSLPGYDQVAAIEDWLRSNIRYFSGNSGRPISAAEVNQQQSGVCRDFAHLGIALCRSLSIPARMVVGYLYNLEPMDLHAWFEAYVGGNWYTFDAVQNGIKRGYVAVGYGRDAADVAIYNQFGPAVFPITQIVAVEQIENPD; translated from the coding sequence ATGTGGTTGCGAACCAGTTGCGAATTGACTTTCCGTATAGCGGCGCCTACTCCTTTTATTCTCATGCTAAGGCCAAGGAGCGGCGGACAGCAATGGGTTGCCAGAGAAGAATATGCCATCATGCCGTATGTGCCGGTGTTTGAATACACGGACGACTATAAGAACCTTTGCCAGCGACTGGTAGCGCCGGTGGGCGGTTTTATAGTGAGGACATCGGCCAATGTAAAAACTATAGATTTGGTGGAAACAGCGCCTGGTGCGCCCTTTGTTGAAATTCAACACCTGCCCAACGAGGTGCTGAGCTATTTGCTGCCAAGCCGCTATTGCGAGTCCGACAGGTTTGGAGAAATGGCTACGTCCATAACTAGTGGGAGCCTTCCTGGCTACGACCAGGTGGCGGCTATCGAAGACTGGCTGCGCAGCAACATCCGTTATTTCTCCGGCAACAGCGGCCGTCCGATTTCCGCTGCCGAGGTCAATCAGCAGCAGTCAGGTGTTTGCAGAGACTTTGCCCACCTGGGCATTGCCCTTTGCCGCAGCCTGAGCATTCCCGCTCGCATGGTGGTGGGCTACCTTTACAACCTGGAACCCATGGACTTGCATGCCTGGTTTGAAGCCTACGTAGGCGGCAACTGGTATACCTTTGATGCTGTGCAAAATGGCATCAAAAGAGGCTACGTGGCCGTGGGCTATGGCCGTGATGCTGCCGATGTGGCCATCTACAACCAGTTTGGCCCGGCTGTTTTTCCTATTACGCAAATTGTGGCTGTCGAGCAGATTGAGAACCCGGATTAG
- a CDS encoding DUF6624 domain-containing protein, producing MRILLTLIVCTIVLPLQAQTFDELISNGGKLYDEKQYTEAGQAYDKAFASNDGTASQYYNAACAWALAENAAQATKYLDLAADKGWKNVKHAQRDKDLTSLHTRQNWEPILAKMQANLDEYEKDFDKPLKEQLEKIYVRDQTLRQLYMDAEEKFGKDSDEMKYFWQLMAEQDSLNEVEVARIIEERGWVGIPLVGGQANITLWLVIQHAPLETQEKYLPLLKASVLKGESSGSHLALLEDRIQMRNGQPQTYGSQITSDKESGQQIVYEIKDPEYVNQRRKEVGLGPIQEYVKRWGIEWMVEQKEK from the coding sequence ATGAGAATATTATTGACGCTTATTGTATGCACCATTGTATTACCTCTCCAGGCACAAACGTTCGACGAGCTGATTAGCAATGGTGGGAAACTCTATGACGAAAAGCAATACACTGAAGCCGGGCAGGCTTATGACAAGGCGTTTGCTTCAAATGATGGCACGGCCAGTCAATATTATAATGCCGCATGTGCCTGGGCGTTGGCTGAGAATGCAGCACAGGCGACAAAATACCTGGACCTGGCGGCGGACAAAGGCTGGAAAAACGTGAAGCATGCTCAGCGAGACAAAGACCTGACCTCCCTGCATACTCGCCAAAACTGGGAACCGATTTTAGCAAAGATGCAAGCCAATCTGGATGAGTATGAAAAGGACTTTGACAAACCCTTGAAGGAACAGCTGGAAAAAATATACGTCAGGGATCAGACCCTGCGACAGCTGTACATGGATGCAGAAGAGAAATTCGGGAAAGACTCCGACGAAATGAAGTACTTCTGGCAATTGATGGCTGAACAGGATAGCTTAAACGAGGTAGAAGTGGCAAGAATTATTGAAGAAAGGGGCTGGGTAGGCATACCGCTGGTGGGAGGACAAGCCAATATCACCCTGTGGCTTGTGATCCAGCATGCCCCGCTCGAAACGCAGGAGAAATACCTGCCTTTGCTGAAGGCGTCGGTATTAAAAGGAGAATCGAGCGGCAGTCACCTGGCATTGCTGGAAGACAGGATCCAGATGCGCAACGGCCAACCACAGACATACGGTTCTCAAATAACCAGTGACAAGGAGAGCGGGCAGCAAATAGTGTATGAAATCAAAGACCCGGAGTACGTGAACCAGAGGAGAAAGGAAGTAGGCCTCGGCCCCATTCAGGAATATGTGAAACGCTGGGGCATAGAATGGATGGTGGAGCAAAAGGAAAAATGA
- the argS gene encoding arginine--tRNA ligase — translation MNLEEQLKEGISQAFKEVFNHELAAQDVAFQPTRKEFEGSHTFVTFPYLKVTGKNPEEAGKLLGDFLVAHVGVVSAYNVVKGFLNITMSDTLWGKTLSEVYANPSFGVSVPHGGKVMVEFSSPNTNKPLHLGHLRNNFLGDSTSRILHAHGYEVFKVNLVNDRGIHICKSMLAYSKWGNSETPESAGLKGDHLIGKYYVIFDKEYKKEIETLKAQGIDEEAAKKKAPLILEAQTVLKKWEENDPETVSLWKLMNGWVYEGFDATYKAMGVSFDKMYQESNTYLLGKDIVDEGLAKGVFYKKEDGSVWADLTEEGLDHKLVLRSDGTSVYMTQDLGTADMKYADYPFNKSIYVVGNEQDYHFKVLFSILKRLGRSYADGLYHLSYGMVDLPSGKMKSREGTVVDADELIQEMLDTAEKHTTELGKIEGFTEAEAKELYNTLALGALKYYLLKVDPKKRMLFNPQESVEFHGHTGPFVQYTHARITAILRKAEQLSIELKGFDPSALELETLEAEVIRVIADFPDKVRVAAEELNPAVVANYVFELAKEYNRFYTEHSIFNEDNEEKVKLRVMLSLVVARTIKTGMGLLGIDVPDRM, via the coding sequence ATGAATTTAGAGGAGCAGTTGAAGGAAGGCATTTCACAGGCCTTCAAGGAAGTATTTAACCACGAGCTGGCGGCACAGGATGTTGCTTTCCAACCTACCAGAAAGGAATTCGAAGGCTCACATACCTTTGTTACTTTTCCTTACCTGAAAGTAACGGGCAAGAACCCGGAAGAAGCAGGCAAGCTGCTCGGCGACTTCCTGGTGGCTCATGTCGGCGTAGTGTCGGCTTACAATGTGGTGAAAGGCTTCCTAAATATCACAATGAGTGACACCCTTTGGGGCAAAACCCTTTCTGAAGTATACGCTAATCCGTCGTTTGGTGTATCCGTTCCCCATGGTGGCAAAGTGATGGTGGAGTTTTCCTCGCCCAACACCAACAAGCCCCTTCACCTCGGCCACCTGCGCAACAACTTCCTTGGTGATTCCACTTCCCGCATACTTCATGCGCATGGCTATGAGGTGTTCAAGGTAAACCTGGTCAACGACCGGGGCATCCATATTTGCAAGTCGATGCTGGCCTACAGCAAATGGGGCAATAGTGAAACGCCGGAGTCAGCCGGGCTGAAGGGGGATCATCTGATTGGCAAGTATTATGTGATCTTTGACAAAGAATACAAAAAAGAAATTGAAACACTGAAGGCGCAGGGGATAGATGAAGAAGCGGCCAAGAAAAAGGCACCGCTGATTCTGGAGGCGCAAACGGTGCTGAAGAAATGGGAAGAGAATGACCCTGAGACGGTGTCTCTCTGGAAGCTGATGAACGGCTGGGTGTATGAGGGTTTCGACGCCACCTACAAGGCCATGGGCGTGAGCTTCGACAAGATGTACCAGGAGTCGAACACCTACCTGCTGGGCAAAGACATTGTGGACGAAGGCCTTGCCAAAGGTGTGTTCTACAAAAAAGAGGATGGCTCTGTTTGGGCCGACCTTACAGAAGAAGGATTGGATCACAAGCTGGTGCTCCGCTCAGATGGCACGTCGGTGTACATGACCCAGGACCTGGGCACGGCCGATATGAAGTACGCCGACTACCCGTTCAATAAGTCGATTTACGTGGTGGGCAACGAGCAGGACTACCACTTCAAGGTGCTTTTTAGTATACTGAAAAGGCTGGGCCGTAGCTATGCCGATGGGCTTTATCATCTCTCGTATGGCATGGTCGATTTGCCGTCGGGCAAAATGAAAAGCCGGGAAGGCACGGTGGTAGATGCCGATGAGCTGATCCAGGAAATGCTGGATACCGCAGAGAAGCACACCACTGAGCTGGGTAAGATAGAAGGGTTTACTGAGGCAGAAGCCAAAGAGCTGTACAACACCCTGGCACTTGGTGCGCTCAAATACTACCTGCTAAAGGTAGATCCCAAGAAAAGAATGCTCTTCAACCCGCAGGAGTCTGTGGAATTTCATGGGCATACAGGCCCCTTTGTGCAGTATACCCACGCCCGTATCACGGCGATTTTACGAAAGGCAGAGCAGCTGAGTATCGAATTGAAGGGCTTCGACCCGTCAGCATTGGAGCTTGAGACACTAGAGGCTGAAGTGATCCGTGTGATTGCCGACTTCCCTGACAAGGTGAGAGTGGCGGCTGAAGAGCTGAACCCTGCAGTAGTAGCCAACTATGTGTTTGAGCTGGCCAAGGAATACAATCGGTTCTATACAGAGCATTCCATTTTTAATGAGGACAACGAGGAAAAAGTGAAGCTCAGAGTGATGCTTTCGTTGGTTGTCGCCAGAACAATTAAGACGGGAATGGGGTTATTGGGAATAGACGTTCCTGACAGGATGTAA
- a CDS encoding glutathione peroxidase, with amino-acid sequence MNKLLYLLIFITSTAMAQGSFYDFKMASIDGETIDFSKYKGQKVLIVNTASECGYTPQYEDLQALHEQFGGKVTVLGFPANNFGGQEPGSNLQIAQFCKKNYGVSFQLFEKIDVTGKDRAPLYAWLEKQSGKVPTWNFCKYLIDENGKVVQFFPSAVNPMDEQVTGLL; translated from the coding sequence ATGAATAAACTGCTCTACCTTCTCATCTTTATCACTTCCACAGCTATGGCACAAGGCTCTTTCTACGACTTCAAAATGGCCTCTATTGACGGCGAGACCATTGACTTCTCCAAATACAAAGGCCAGAAGGTGCTCATCGTGAACACCGCATCAGAATGCGGGTACACTCCGCAGTACGAAGACCTGCAGGCGCTGCATGAGCAATTCGGTGGCAAGGTGACAGTGCTGGGCTTTCCGGCCAACAACTTTGGTGGACAGGAGCCAGGCTCCAACTTGCAAATTGCCCAGTTCTGCAAAAAGAACTACGGCGTCAGCTTCCAGCTGTTTGAAAAAATCGATGTGACCGGTAAAGACCGGGCGCCATTGTATGCCTGGCTGGAAAAGCAAAGTGGCAAGGTGCCTACCTGGAATTTCTGCAAGTACCTGATTGACGAAAACGGCAAGGTGGTTCAATTTTTCCCATCGGCTGTCAACCCGATGGATGAGCAGGTGACTGGGTTGTTGTAG